One Vanessa cardui chromosome 23, ilVanCard2.1, whole genome shotgun sequence DNA segment encodes these proteins:
- the LOC124539781 gene encoding facilitated trehalose transporter Tret1 encodes MADRNYAYDPVDTGTPVNQQTFRMEGGQLWRQYIIAGVANIAIASTGYSMGWTAPINTKLKDENESPLGRPATSDELAWMGSLLNIGAILGPFIGGFAASKIGRKWGLMSSVIPLLIGWILAAVASNMALLYAARIFWGVAVGMLFTISPMYCAEIATDDSRGALGSFLQMFITVGFLLVYGIGPVISYGAVAYVGIAFVAVFAVAFFFMPETPTYHLLKEDREAAAKCLSIIRGKSRAGVEAELSLIAADVTASMEKTATIADVFRGSNFKAFYISCALVFFQQFSGINAVLFYMTDIFKASGTDMNPSDATTIIGAVQLVASFITPFVVDRLGRRLLLLVSSCGTAIGLLLLGMFFLLDSLDSPVVSSISFLPVLSLVLFIITYCWGLGPLPWAVMSELFPIEVKAVASPIATAFCWILSFLVTKFFPSISDSIGMHVGFFIFGACCVLAFFFTLFLVPETKGKSFQEIQEMLGGGNKKSEKA; translated from the exons CGAATATCGCGATCGCATCCACTGGTTACTCAATGGGATGGACCGCTCCGATAAATACCAAGCTCAAAGACGAAAATGAATCCCCCTTGGGGAGACCAGCTACATCGGACGAGCTGGCATGGATGGGATCACTTCTAAACATTGGTGCTATTCTTG GACCGTTCATCGGAGGTTTTGCAGCGTCGAAAATTGGTAGAAAATGGGGTCTCATGAGCTCAGTAATCCCCCTACTCATCGGGTGGATTTTGGCAGCAGTCGCGAGCAACATGGCTCTATTATACGCTGCCAGAATCTTCTGGGGTGTAGCTGTAGGCATGCTCTTCACAATATCACCCATGTACTGCGCGGAAATTGCTACG GATGACTCGCGAGGAGCTCTCGGTTCCTTCCTCCAAATGTTCATCACTGTCGGTTTCCTGCTGGTGTACGGAATAGGACCAGTCATCTCCTACGGCGCGGTGGCATATGTGGGCATAGCATTTGTAGCTGTTTTCGCCGTCGCGTTCTTCTTCATGCCCGAAACACCCACCTACCATCTTCTGAAAG AGGACAGAGAAGCGGCGGCGAAATGTCTCTCGATTATCAGAGGGAAATCTCGCGCGGGTGTCGAGGCGGAACTGAGCCTCATCGCGGCTGACGTAACTGCTTCCATGGAAAAGACTGCTACG atCGCGGATGTGTTCCGCGGAAGTAACTTCAAGGCGTTCTACATCTCCTGCGCGCTGGTGTTCTTCCAGCAGTTCAGTGGCATCAACGCTGTTCTCTTTTACATGACGGACATATTCAAGGCTTCTGGTACCGACATGAATCCTTCTGATGCCACTACCATCATTGGTGCTGTGCAG TTGGTAGCGTCGTTCATCACGCCGTTCGTGGTGGACAGACTTGGTCGCCGACTGCTGCTGCTGGTATCGTCATGCGGAACCGCTATTGGTCTT CTCCTACTCGGCATGTTTTTCCTGCTGGATTCCCTCGATAGCCCCGTCGTGAGTAGCATCAGCTTCCTGCCGGTTCTGTCATTGGTGCTCTTCATCATCACCTACTGCTGGGGTCTGGGACCGTTGCCGTGGGCGGTGATGAGCGAACTCTTCCCAATCGAGGTGAAGGCGGTCGCTTCCCCCATCGCGACTGCTTTCTGCTGGATTCTCTCTTTCCTCGTTACTAa GTTCTTCCCGTCGATATCTGATTCGATCGGTATGCACGTCGGTTTCTTCATCTTTGGGGCTTGCTGTGTGCTGGCATTCTTCTTCACACTGTTCCTGGTACCGGAGACCAAGGGCAAGAGCTTCCAGGAGATCCAGGAGATGCTGGGAGGCGG aaacaaAAAATCTGAAAAGGCTTAA